Proteins encoded in a region of the Mercenaria mercenaria strain notata chromosome 1, MADL_Memer_1, whole genome shotgun sequence genome:
- the LOC123545795 gene encoding transmembrane protein 151B-like, producing the protein MNRTGRQDMTSESDTETKQRPIKHSCCVSLRRDVHWKSLILTLLILGCLGAIAWCRLAIITTVVMFYERHSAHKGVSKSSPCADGYIYIPVAFVILLYLVYLVECWHCHTRIELKHKVDVQTVYHKMRQMREALPIIWWKALCFHYVRRTRQVTRYRNGDAFTSTQVYYERVNSHTAGCAFNFTNCGFKDDTKFVTGLEDYPATKIRFSKSYSFIHKDAKYEFDEQRNQFFTENERRDDYMETREGMDLLNVNFKEHMMAFKDPDNLPWYVSNCIFWIASFLMLSWPLRVIIEYKTAYIHYHVHKVFGTNYLNTEQSAGANIARTNTIGSAELELIVRNNFTIVPSYSEALLMNVDATSTRQVHDANANVTSPILGPTRSITWNNIANRGTSSGNITGFISSATIPNIIHSSSFHDTENVDILSPVSGERTFRSSLRNMLRSPWTRRRKQSFQSCSRRSNTMFMLSSPESLDGYSLEVDQRLQSVHLTRDFSSCNDVNVNTLTSTVRNCDNIHNADEHDSNSISQVSHPMDITNTSFQNRINTGNISNQGTGNELRPKPPRPCSFITHGDGTYTDENVKTESRKQAFIQSNLPKVPINNILTESCSTMNMTTPTPSSPPSYEQALSMHRPIPEDNVRNQSGAQTLPQGTSHTLYSAIMETSL; encoded by the exons ATGAACAGAACGGGTCGTCAAGACATGACCTCAGAGTCAGATACAGAGACAAAA CAACGCCCTATCAAGCACTCATGTTGTGTTTCGCTACGCCGAGATGTTCACTGGAAAAGCCTTATTTTAACATTGCTCATTCTTGGTTGCCTAGGAGCTATAGCTTGGTGTCGACTGGCGATAATTACTACTGTTGTTATGTTCTATGAAAGACATTCTGCACACAAAGGTGTCAGTAAAAGTAGCCCGTGTGCGGATGGATACATCTACATTCCAGTAGCTTTTGTGATACTtttgtatttagtttatttagtGGAGTGTTGGCATTGTCACACACGAATTGAGCTCAAACATAAGGTGGATGTACAAACGGTGTATCATAAAATGCGGCAAATGCGGGAAGCTTTGCCTATCATATGGTGGAAAGCTCTTTGTTTTCACTATGTTAGACGGACACGACAAGTTACCAGATATCGTAATGGAGACGCCTTTACTTCAACTCAGGTATATTATGAACGAGTAAATTCACATACTGCGGGATGCGCATTTAACTTCACAAATTGTGGTTTTAAGGATGACACAAAATTTGTGACAGGTTTAGAAGACTATCCAGCAACTAAAATTAGATTCTCGAAGAGTTATTCTTTCATTCATAAGGATGCAAAATATGAATTCGATGAGCAGAGAAACCAGTTTTTCACGGAAAATGAACGCCGTGATGATTATATGGAAACTCGCGAAGGAATGGATCTGCTTAATGTTAATTTTAAAGAACATATGATGGCATTTAAAGACCCAGACAATTTACCTTGGTATGTTTCCAACTGTATTTTCTGGATTGCATCTTTTCTCATGTTATCCTGGCCACTTCGTGTAATTATTGAATACAAGACGGCGTATATTCATTATCACGTCCATAAAGTATTTGGAACCAATTATCTAAATACTGAACAGTCAGCTGGCGCCAATATTGCGCGAACAAATACGATAGGAAGTGCCGAACTAGAATTGATTGTTCGTAATAATTTTACCATAGTGCCAAGTTATTCAGAAGCGCTCTTAATGAACGTTGATGCAACAAGTACACGTCAAGTTCACGACGCCAACGCTAATGTCACATCTCCTATCCTTGGGCCAACGCGGAGTATTACTTGGAATAATATTGCTAATAGGGGTACCAGTAGTGGAAATATAACTGGATTCATTTCAAGTGCAACAATTCCTAATATTATACATTCCTCATCTTTTCATGATACAGAAAATGTGGACATACTCTCACCTGTTTCTGGGGAACGGACATTTAGGTCTTCTTTAAGAAATATGTTACGATCGCCGTGGACAAGAAGACGGAAGCAAAGCTTTCAGTCCTGCAGTAGACGCAGTAATACTATGTTTATGCTTTCTAGTCCAGAATCTCTCGACGGTTATTCACTAGAAGTGGATCAACGTCTCCAGTCCGTTCACCTGACACGAGATTTTTCTTCTTGCAATGATGTGAATGTCAACACGTTGACAAGCACTGTTCGAAATTGTGATAATATACATAATGCAGATGAACATGACTCGAATTCGATTAGTCAAGTAAGTCATCCCATGGATATTACCAATACATCATTCCAAAATAGAATAAATACTGGTAATATATCTAATCAAGGTACAGGAAACGAGTTACGTCCAAAACCACCGAGACCGTGCTCCTTTATTACTCATGGGGACGGCACTTATACAGATGAAAATGTGAAAACAGAAAGTAGAAAACAAGCATTTATACAAAGTAACTTACCAAAAGTTCCCATAAACAATATCTTAACTGAAAGTTGTTCAACAATGAATATGACAACTCCAACGCCTTCGTCGCCCCCTTCTTACGAGCAAGCCTTAAGTATGCATAGACCTATTCCAGAAGATAATGTAAGAAATCAGTCAGGGGCTCAAACTTTGCCACAAGGGACTTCCCATACACTATACAGTGCCATAATGGAAACGTCGCTgtga